TTAACTATCGCGCAGCAAACCCAACCTACCATTAACTCGCATTTGGTTGGCCGTGTAATTGACAGCGCCACCCGCGAGCCATTGCCCGGCGCGGTGGTTAAAATTCAGGGTACTACGCACGTGGTATCTACAGATATCGAGGGCAAATTCAGCTTTATTACCGGTCAGAAATTCCCTTATAAGCTCATCATTACATTTACCGGCTACGAAAAAAAGGAATTCGTTGCCGATGGTAGCCCGGTAGAAATTAAATTGAAAGATGCCCAAACCCAGTTAAACCAGGTGGTTGTAGTGGGTTACGGTTCGCAAAAACGTAAGGATATTACGGGATCTGTCGCTTCAGTACCGGCGCTGGCCCTGAAACAACCCATCCCATCTTTAGATAGGGCATTGCAGGGTTCAGTATCAGGTATCCAGGTTACACAAGCCACCGGGCAACCGGGCGCAGGTGTTACCGTACAAGTGCGCGGTGTAAACTCCATTAATGCCGTTGCCGAACCATTGTATGTTATCGACGGTTTCCCAACATCTAACAGTAACTCATTAACCGATGCTGGCGTAACCAACGGCCCTAAAATCAATCCGCTGGCATCCATCAATACTTCAGATATTGAAAGTATAGAGGTGTTAAAAGATGCATCGGCTACCGCTATCTACGGTACGCGTGGTGCCAACGGTGTAATTATCATCACCACTAAAAAAGGCAAAGCGGGCGTATCATCTATTAA
The sequence above is a segment of the Mucilaginibacter celer genome. Coding sequences within it:
- a CDS encoding TonB-dependent receptor plug domain-containing protein; this translates as MKKLLLIPFLLLIGLPLLTIAQQTQPTINSHLVGRVIDSATREPLPGAVVKIQGTTHVVSTDIEGKFSFITGQKFPYKLIITFTGYEKKEFVADGSPVEIKLKDAQTQLNQVVVVGYGSQKRKDITGSVASVPALALKQPIPSLDRALQGSVSGIQVTQATGQPGAGVTVQVRGVNSINAVAEPLYVIDGFPTSNSNSLTDAGVTNGPKINPLASINTSDIESIEVLKDASATAIYGTRGANGVIIITTKKGKAGVSSINYDGSFGRQEVIKTLSLLNTNQWEALRNDALVNTGKTAQTEAQLNPYGANTDWQAAAIRKANSQNHSLSIFSGTERTRLAFSGNYLKRTVSCKIPILNATQAV